CATCTTCAATGATATAAGGTGCAACAGTAACAGAACGACTGACAGGGGCAGATTCATTGTTTGTCCGTACAGTCGACAGGTACGTCAGAGTGTAGTTACCGGGATCGAGTGTGTCATCAGGCCAGCTGAAGGAAGACAGGTCGTTCTCACTTGTGAGTCTTCTTCCATTCTTTGTGATTTCAAAGCGGACGTCATAATTCTCGTCACCAATAAGGGCTTGTATATTGTCGCCATAGAGGTAATCGCTAATGACCGCACCAGGATCACTGAATGTATTATTGTTCCATATAGATGAAACATCTGTGTCGTATACAAAGCTGTATGAACGCTCTCCAAGAAGGGAGATCATCGGCTGTGATTGTTCAAGGATGTCCACGATGTTAGAACGGGGACTTTTCAGAATGACATCTTCTGTTTCCGTCACGCCGTCGGTAACCTGTGTCTCCTCCACTTTGATCACCTGACGAACATAATAGCTTCCGGGTTCAAGGCGATTGTTAATGAATCCGGGTATCTGTCCTTCATCATCAAAGCCTGAAGGGAAAAAGTTGAACGTTGTTTCTGTGTCTTCCCGGCGGATATCAAAGTTGTCAAATGTACCGGTACTGTCCTCCGCGCCGTCGATAAACGGATAAAGAAGACTGTCCGAACCTGTCACCTGATAGCGGTACAAATACAGATTTGCATTGAAACCGGTGATAACCTGTGTGACATCTACGCGACCAATTTCGGCGAGTGTCCCGATCGCATTCGGAGGCGGGGGAATGACAAACACGTTACGGGACACGGTTTGTTCATTGCCTGAACTGCTCATCACCGTATAAGTGATTTCGTAACGGCCAGGAGAAGTATAGTCAATATTACTGTCGTCGATGACAATCTCACTTCTGTTAATTTCCCTGTCAAGATTGTCTCTTGCGGTAATACCGGCCAGGAAGTTATCTCTCGTAAGCTCATCATCGAATTCTGTGAAAAGGGATGGTTTGATAAATTCCCTTCTTCCCTCCTCAATATCGTCAGGACCACTTACGAATATATTACCGTCAACAATGAAGTAAGGAAGAGTTGTATCGGTTACAGTAAAGGGGTCGCTTATAGCGCTCTCTTCACCGTTGACGATCTGCTGAAGACGGTACGTTCCTGGAATCAGTCTGTTTACAACATGGCGGGTTTCCAAAGGATTTAATGAAGAATCAGTGAACTGGTGAATCACTTCGTTCCCCTCTGATAATACCCTTACAGTAGCCGTTTGTTCTTTGACGTTTTCAACAGGTCTCGTGAAAGTGAATCCCCCAAACGGGTTGTCAAAGAGTACCTGTAAATCACGCTCACCTGTCTCTTTCGCAGACTCCCATGTATTGAAGACTTCTTGAACAGATAAAGGGGGCGGGAGTATGGTGATTGCTCTTGTTACAGTATCTTCGGTTTTCGGTGAGCCGGGTTCAGCATTGTTCAAAGCGGTGTATTCAACGGTGTAGCTTCCGGCAAGGCCCATCATGCTGTCGTCATAAGTTAAGTCATAGCTCCCTAAAAAAGGAGGGAGATTACCGGTGATCTGGTCATAGGAATAAGTCAGACCATTTCCGAGTGTTACTTGAAAGCCATCGGTCAAAAACGCTGTAAAATCATCTTCTGACGCCGTTGACAGAATACTGTCAGAGTCAAAATCAAGATTGATGACAGGGGGGCTTTCGTCCCTGATGATGATTTCGTCACTCTCAACTTCTGAGCCTTCAATCGATGCACGGGCATAATAGACCCCTGGACGAGCGGTTTGATTGAAAGCGAATCGGATTGTACCGCCATTATCCTCGGGGAAGTAGGTTTCAGTAATCGTTTCAACTGTAGTGAAATCTGTTACAATCACTTCCGTATCAGGAGAATAACGGAGTTCGATTGTGACATCAGTCGAAGGTTCTTCTGTTTCTGGCGGATCTTCGCCATTACCATTTTCGTTGTCATTTTCACTGTCGTTCTCATTCTCATTCTCGTTATTATTTTCGTCCTTTTCGATTAAAGTGGACGTGATACTTACTTCCCCTTCAAAGTCATCTGTGAGAGAAATGCTATTTAGCTCATAGTCATATGTATCGCCGAGAACGGCAAAAGGAGCAAGCAGGATGAGGATCACAGGAATGCTTAGCCATTTTATGTTCAGTTTTTCAATCATCATCATTCTCCTTTCACGTCATGCGTAAAGTCGGCTATTGGATTACCGGCGCTGTCATACAAAGTGATTTCGAGTCTTGATCCGCCGTTGATTTCACCAGTATAGCCGGTGCTGAACTGCCCCGGAGCGCTGGGGTTCAGTGGCCGGGTCTCACCGTTAAGGGTGTATGAAGCTGATGTTGTTCCGCTTTCATGCACATCCACTGTGATGATCGAGAGCTCCGGGTTTGATTGAACGCTGACCTCTGCAGTGGCATCTGGTGCAGAAGGTTCGTAGACAAAGTATCTCGTGTAGGGTGATTCAAGCGTTTTACCGGATGTTGATCGGACCTCTTCGGAAATGGATATTTGATAGATGTCCTCAGACCGATAGCTTGTATTGGGAGTGATCTTGACGAGGTGATCTTCGGTTTCAACAGAAAAATCGATTTTATTTCCTGCTTGATCCTTTACATTTAAAGAAGATGTGTCGATATAATCAGTGTCAACATCATCAGAGAATTCGATCGTCCAGGTTTTCATTGGATTATCGGTCGTTATGACTTCATCTGCGGAGCTGAAGTTGGCTCCGATGATCAGGGCTGAGAAAAGTGCGGCAACTGTAATGCCTTTTTTAACATGGATCATGATAGGTGGTCCTCCATTATTTGTTATAGTAATGCCTCGCTGTTGAAACGCCGTGGTCAATCTGGAACACCCTGCTTTACCAGTAAGTCAGGGTGCAGAATATGCAATGTACTGGTTCCGTCTATTATATCGGTTGGGAGTGGGAGAAATTGAATAGCATACATAAGGTTTTCCTCTTTTTTATGATCGTCCTGATTACAACGGCAGGGCTTGGAAACAGTCACACAGGTGCTTCTGAAACAGGTCAGTTTGGTGTGGATTATTGCCAGCCTGGAGCAGGACTCGATCTCATGTTTGTTCTTGATAACTCTGGGACAGTCAATTTGGATGACACGGATAGCATCCGTTCATCCACAGTTTCAGATTACGCAGAAAATATGTTGCCGGGGGATCGCGGCGGAATCATTTCTTTTAATACCGAAGCAGACATGCTTCAGGAGATGTCTGATAACAGGTACGATCTGCTCGATGCTTTATCCGCACTTCCAGATCCTTCCGGAGGGACGGATCTCTCTCAGGGGATGCGTGCTGCCAATGAACAATTCGTTCAGACTAAAGGTGCAAACAAACAGATCATGGTTCTCATTACAGACGGAGCGGATACAATTAATCTCGCAGAGGTTTATAATCAGGTGAGAGAGGCCAGAATGAACGGGATCACCATCTTTACGTTGGGTCTCGGGTCTTTGGCAACTGGTCTTGATGAGGCTCTTCTTCAGGATATAGCTGATCAGACGCGAGGGCAATACCGTCAGGTACCGAACGCTACTGTCATCGAAAGTGTCCTTCAAGATATACGCAGCAGTCTCGAGGGAATGAGATCTCCACAGATATTCAGTGATTGGACGTTGACTGATCATTTTTCGACAGAAGGGGATCTTGAAATCACAAAAGGGACCCGAATGAACTTGAACGGCTACAATCTTGAAGTAGGCGGGGATCTTGTCTTGGCAAACTGTTCATCATTGAGGGCAGTAGAGGGTGAAATTACAGCAGGTGGAGTTGATCAGGATACTGATTCTCTTCTTCACCTGAATGACAGCCGGATGCATGTAAAAGAAGATCTTGTGCAGGATGGTAATATCGTCATTAATGGCCCTTACCGCGGGGACGCGGCAGAAATTCGGGTTGAGGGCCATTATCATCAGGGGGTTCTAGGTACACTCAGGCTTGCGGGCAGGACATTCGAGTCTGCGAATCATGTTGTACAAGAGGGCAGCATTTTGCTTGAAGGAGGAACGATGCGTACCGGGTTTGCCACGGATCGAACAGAATTCGTTCAAAGGGGACATTTTGATACAGGAGGAGGGTCGTTATTTGTTTCCGGATTTCTCTATGTTGATGGAGGACCTTTGGCTTCAGAAAACGAAGAGAAGGCGTTAAGGTTGAATGCAAATAACGGCTATATAGAGGCAGGAAGAATTATACAGGATGGCGGTCAGTTTTATGTCAACCGTGGCCATGTTGTTTCAGAGAGTGATTATATTTGGAATGATGGATGGTTGACCATGATTCATGACGAAGGTGGATACGCAGCGGATGAACCTGCGAATGCTTCACTTGATATGATGATCCCCAATGCAGATTTCGTTGACGTTAAAGGGAATTTTATTGTGAACAGCAGGCGTAATACAAAAGAGAGAGAATATATCCATTTAAATCAGGATGTGTCAGATCCGGCGCATCTGACAGGCGGAATTTTGAGGGTCGGCGGGCTGTTTCAGACCGAGGGGGACAGAGAAGACCATCTGATCCAATCAGACAGGTTTACAGAGTATGCCGATGATTTCAGCAGGTTTAATTTTGCAGCCGCAGACAATCACCGTGTCATCCTCACGGGAGAGCGAAATCAGGGTGCGGAAATAGAAGGTCGTGCATCCGGGTTTAATATTTTGGAGCTCTCAGGCACGCTGTTTGATTACAGCATTGATGGCAATGTCAACTTCAGATGGAATCAACTGGTAGAGACGGAGAAATCTCTTGAAACAGGCCTTCAGAGCCTCACGTTAAACGGGAAAACGATTTTCGACGAACCTGTTAATCAGCGCCTGTTTCTAAATCAAGTGATCCCCGGAAACGTACATTCCTCAATTGGGGAGATCATAGTGAACGCCGTCCCGTTGGATCCCAATGCAGGTGTAAATGTGCTTGGGAATCGCTTCAACCGTTCCGGTGAAGCTGAAGTCATTATTGAAGTGGTTGCTGCGGGAGACAGCAGTAAAACTGAAGTTTATGAGCTTCAGGTCATCAGAGAGGGTAGTGGAGACCGGGTAACAGGCGTTCAGCTGGCGAATAGCGCTCATTATTTTGTTGATATGGGCCGAGGAGTGATGATCCCGGAAGCGAAACAGCTTCAGGCGTCGATCACGCCTCAAAATGCAGAGAATCAGGAGTTGAGCTGGCGATCGAGTGACACGGGTGTAGTCACAGTCAGTCCGAATGGCCGAATCGTGCCTCAAGGTCAGGGCCAGGCGACGGTTGAGGTCATGACGGAAGATGGTGGGTATACTGCCCGAACA
This genomic window from [Bacillus] selenitireducens MLS10 contains:
- a CDS encoding immunoglobulin-like domain-containing protein, which translates into the protein MMMIEKLNIKWLSIPVILILLAPFAVLGDTYDYELNSISLTDDFEGEVSITSTLIEKDENNNENENENDSENDNENGNGEDPPETEEPSTDVTIELRYSPDTEVIVTDFTTVETITETYFPEDNGGTIRFAFNQTARPGVYYARASIEGSEVESDEIIIRDESPPVINLDFDSDSILSTASEDDFTAFLTDGFQVTLGNGLTYSYDQITGNLPPFLGSYDLTYDDSMMGLAGSYTVEYTALNNAEPGSPKTEDTVTRAITILPPPLSVQEVFNTWESAKETGERDLQVLFDNPFGGFTFTRPVENVKEQTATVRVLSEGNEVIHQFTDSSLNPLETRHVVNRLIPGTYRLQQIVNGEESAISDPFTVTDTTLPYFIVDGNIFVSGPDDIEEGRREFIKPSLFTEFDDELTRDNFLAGITARDNLDREINRSEIVIDDSNIDYTSPGRYEITYTVMSSSGNEQTVSRNVFVIPPPPNAIGTLAEIGRVDVTQVITGFNANLYLYRYQVTGSDSLLYPFIDGAEDSTGTFDNFDIRREDTETTFNFFPSGFDDEGQIPGFINNRLEPGSYYVRQVIKVEETQVTDGVTETEDVILKSPRSNIVDILEQSQPMISLLGERSYSFVYDTDVSSIWNNNTFSDPGAVISDYLYGDNIQALIGDENYDVRFEITKNGRRLTSENDLSSFSWPDDTLDPGNYTLTYLSTVRTNNESAPVSRSVTVAPYIIEDDAISVESSNITIGRDGMFPGTQTEITLYNANNQIIDRQIPHPGESAVFAGIPSGSGYYVTQTVNDVESAPSDPIRVRRHSIEPVLHTLTINTNQFRINSVITQDEANRQIKIQIPERYLAGSDTITVDAEALFDGDSIQIGDNIYRESLSRFQLELNVREHIELTVKNEAGSADYRLQVEPVNVPGPAEWEESSYYHQLIGSVFQSPLLRSLQFLRNQGLHAVIHNTQNHLSVRINNDIIQQAAPGQEGNIRFYTLPFRPQAPDWYQAVDRAFELRWPTDNQPFIQPAELAKQSDDPVSLVRIDAVQSPVQATALPGYHDRTTIDGSYAALNSFSSYAWIDNSHIPRLPVITGTGPYQVLNREPETAYYWTQDSAQIDFVRSKFHPKANGYSIRTGKNPSSEWNLVTGENFAVPEDKTVYLVAKREGLFSTVRAFNTPEPERKEADAPVEADKIWTIELNGPISRHTLNDRFIYVENTTTGDRKPVTLTVDDSAQHIQVIPKTPYSRGEEYRLVVDHTIMEEYSRNLSANLIHFYFTIR
- a CDS encoding Ig-like domain-containing protein, which produces MIHVKKGITVAALFSALIIGANFSSADEVITTDNPMKTWTIEFSDDVDTDYIDTSSLNVKDQAGNKIDFSVETEDHLVKITPNTSYRSEDIYQISISEEVRSTSGKTLESPYTRYFVYEPSAPDATAEVSVQSNPELSIITVDVHESGTTSASYTLNGETRPLNPSAPGQFSTGYTGEINGGSRLEITLYDSAGNPIADFTHDVKGE
- a CDS encoding VWA domain-containing protein; its protein translation is MNSIHKVFLFFMIVLITTAGLGNSHTGASETGQFGVDYCQPGAGLDLMFVLDNSGTVNLDDTDSIRSSTVSDYAENMLPGDRGGIISFNTEADMLQEMSDNRYDLLDALSALPDPSGGTDLSQGMRAANEQFVQTKGANKQIMVLITDGADTINLAEVYNQVREARMNGITIFTLGLGSLATGLDEALLQDIADQTRGQYRQVPNATVIESVLQDIRSSLEGMRSPQIFSDWTLTDHFSTEGDLEITKGTRMNLNGYNLEVGGDLVLANCSSLRAVEGEITAGGVDQDTDSLLHLNDSRMHVKEDLVQDGNIVINGPYRGDAAEIRVEGHYHQGVLGTLRLAGRTFESANHVVQEGSILLEGGTMRTGFATDRTEFVQRGHFDTGGGSLFVSGFLYVDGGPLASENEEKALRLNANNGYIEAGRIIQDGGQFYVNRGHVVSESDYIWNDGWLTMIHDEGGYAADEPANASLDMMIPNADFVDVKGNFIVNSRRNTKEREYIHLNQDVSDPAHLTGGILRVGGLFQTEGDREDHLIQSDRFTEYADDFSRFNFAAADNHRVILTGERNQGAEIEGRASGFNILELSGTLFDYSIDGNVNFRWNQLVETEKSLETGLQSLTLNGKTIFDEPVNQRLFLNQVIPGNVHSSIGEIIVNAVPLDPNAGVNVLGNRFNRSGEAEVIIEVVAAGDSSKTEVYELQVIREGSGDRVTGVQLANSAHYFVDMGRGVMIPEAKQLQASITPQNAENQELSWRSSDTGVVTVSPNGRIVPQGQGQATVEVMTEDGGYTARTAITVDGQNQAMSGINHLQHFFGDHNRYDRLLRTFTPSDFRVFVPGYYIQSTAFNPTASPQGSTGYINTSTVVQSIEIRINNGQVIQVPRESSGRFALNQSSLTLQNGDFIEITARNSAGDELEKLPVVYPINFTGGNLFSQSYRLDTLFENQGLFNNILSHYSPQYLQIEFD